A single genomic interval of Mycolicibacterium sp. MU0053 harbors:
- a CDS encoding RND family transporter has product MSAGYGAGVGLSGTIRRLAVLILLFWVGLAAITNAVVPRLEEVAKQHNVAMSPGDAPSMQAMKRIGEAFHEFDSDNAAMIVLEGDEPLREDAHRYYDTLVQQLAEDTEHVEHVQNFWGDPLTAAGVQSTDGKAAYLQVYLAGNQGEALSNESVAAVRDIVAATPPPNGVRAYVTGAGPLLADQFGAGSKGTVKVTMITLLVIAVMLFFVYRSVATMALVLVMVFVQLAAARGIVALLADSGIIGLSVYATNLLTLLVIAAGTDYAIFFIGRYQESRGAGEDRTTAYHTMFHGTAHVVLGSGLTIAGAVYCLSFTRLPYFNSLGSPVTIAVLVALVAALTLIPAVLTVGSRLGLFEPRHTMRTRGWRRIGTAVARWPGPILTVTGTVSVIGLLALPGYETSYDVRHYIPASAPANIGYAAAERHFPSARLHPELLLVEADHDLRNPADMLILERIAREVFRVPGVAQVQSITRPLGTPIDHSSIPFQISLQNTGQVMNLTYQRQRADDMLKQADELTKSIDVLKHQYTLQQELAATTHDQAESFQEMTATLSEIRDNMANLDDFLRPIRNYFYWEPHCYNLPSCSAARSAFEALDGVDRMSGQLKSVGEALEKLNAIQPQLVELMPGQITSQETNRELLLSSYSTMSGIYDQMAAMTGNSMAMGQAFDAARIDDFFYLPPEAFDNPDFQRGLTMFLSPDGHAARMIITHDGDPATPAGIARIDPIKNAANVAVKGTPLQGAEISVAGTAATYKDIQDGAKYDLMIAAVAALSLILLIMMFITRSLVAAIVIVGTVALSLGASFGLSVLVWQHIFGIPLYWIVLALAVVVLLGVGSDYNLLLISRFKEEIGAGIKTGMIRTMAGTGSVVTAAGLVFAATMSSFVFSDLRVLGQIGSTIGLGLLFDTLIVRAFMTPSIAVLLGRWFWWPQRVRPRPAPQVLRP; this is encoded by the coding sequence ATGAGTGCCGGGTACGGTGCTGGGGTCGGCCTCTCGGGGACCATCCGCCGGTTGGCGGTGCTGATCCTGTTGTTCTGGGTGGGTCTGGCCGCCATCACCAATGCCGTCGTGCCGAGATTGGAAGAGGTTGCAAAGCAACACAACGTGGCGATGAGCCCCGGGGATGCGCCGTCGATGCAGGCGATGAAACGGATCGGCGAGGCGTTCCACGAATTCGATTCCGACAATGCGGCCATGATCGTCCTGGAGGGTGACGAGCCGCTGCGCGAGGACGCGCACCGCTACTACGACACCCTGGTCCAGCAGCTGGCCGAGGACACCGAACACGTGGAGCATGTCCAGAACTTCTGGGGCGACCCGCTGACAGCGGCGGGCGTACAGAGCACCGACGGCAAGGCTGCCTACCTCCAGGTCTATCTGGCGGGCAACCAGGGCGAGGCGTTGTCGAACGAATCCGTCGCTGCGGTCCGCGACATCGTGGCAGCTACGCCGCCGCCGAACGGGGTTCGCGCCTATGTCACGGGCGCGGGACCACTGCTCGCGGATCAGTTCGGTGCCGGCAGCAAGGGCACCGTCAAGGTCACGATGATCACTCTCCTCGTGATCGCGGTGATGTTGTTCTTTGTCTATCGTTCGGTGGCCACCATGGCCCTGGTGTTGGTCATGGTTTTTGTGCAACTGGCCGCGGCCCGGGGAATTGTCGCGCTGCTGGCCGATTCCGGAATCATCGGGCTTTCGGTGTACGCGACCAACCTGCTCACCTTGCTCGTCATTGCGGCCGGGACCGATTACGCGATATTTTTCATCGGCCGATATCAAGAATCGCGTGGGGCCGGCGAGGATCGAACGACGGCCTATCACACGATGTTTCACGGCACCGCGCACGTTGTCCTGGGTTCGGGATTGACCATTGCCGGCGCGGTCTACTGTCTCAGCTTTACCCGGTTGCCCTATTTCAACAGTCTCGGCAGTCCCGTCACGATAGCTGTCCTGGTGGCGCTGGTGGCTGCGCTCACGTTGATCCCTGCCGTCCTTACCGTCGGCAGTCGGCTGGGCCTTTTCGAACCGAGACACACCATGCGGACACGCGGATGGCGGCGGATCGGTACCGCCGTTGCGCGCTGGCCGGGACCGATCCTGACGGTGACGGGCACGGTCTCCGTCATCGGCTTGCTGGCACTGCCGGGTTATGAGACGAGTTACGATGTCCGGCACTACATTCCTGCCAGCGCTCCGGCAAACATCGGGTACGCCGCCGCCGAGCGCCACTTCCCTTCGGCCCGGCTTCATCCCGAGCTACTGCTGGTCGAAGCCGATCACGATCTGCGCAACCCGGCTGACATGCTGATCCTGGAAAGGATTGCCAGGGAGGTCTTCCGCGTTCCCGGTGTCGCCCAGGTCCAGTCCATCACCCGGCCGCTCGGCACGCCGATCGACCACAGCTCGATCCCTTTCCAGATCAGCCTGCAGAACACCGGACAGGTCATGAACCTCACCTATCAACGGCAACGCGCCGACGACATGCTGAAACAGGCCGACGAGCTCACGAAATCCATCGACGTGTTGAAACATCAATACACGTTGCAACAAGAACTGGCAGCTACTACGCATGACCAGGCGGAAAGCTTTCAGGAAATGACCGCCACTTTGAGCGAGATCCGGGACAATATGGCGAATCTCGACGACTTTTTGAGACCTATCCGCAATTACTTCTATTGGGAGCCGCATTGTTACAATCTGCCGTCCTGCTCTGCGGCAAGGTCCGCCTTCGAGGCTCTGGACGGTGTCGACCGGATGAGCGGGCAGCTGAAAAGCGTCGGTGAAGCCCTCGAGAAATTGAATGCAATTCAACCGCAACTGGTAGAACTGATGCCCGGCCAGATCACCAGCCAAGAGACAAATCGTGAACTGCTGCTCTCCAGTTACTCGACGATGTCGGGGATCTACGATCAGATGGCGGCGATGACCGGAAATTCAATGGCCATGGGGCAAGCGTTCGATGCCGCCAGGATCGATGATTTCTTCTATCTACCACCGGAAGCCTTCGATAATCCGGACTTTCAGCGCGGTTTGACGATGTTTCTCTCGCCGGACGGTCACGCGGCCCGCATGATCATCACCCATGACGGCGATCCTGCGACCCCTGCGGGCATTGCGCGTATCGACCCCATCAAGAACGCGGCGAACGTGGCCGTAAAAGGCACCCCCTTGCAAGGCGCCGAGATCTCGGTCGCCGGCACCGCTGCCACGTACAAAGACATCCAGGACGGCGCCAAATACGACCTGATGATCGCCGCCGTCGCCGCACTCAGCCTCATCCTGCTCATCATGATGTTCATCACGCGCAGCCTGGTCGCTGCAATTGTCATCGTGGGTACGGTGGCACTTTCGTTGGGTGCCTCGTTCGGACTATCCGTGCTCGTGTGGCAGCACATTTTCGGCATCCCACTGTATTGGATTGTCCTCGCACTGGCCGTTGTCGTGCTCTTGGGGGTCGGGTCGGACTACAACCTATTGCTGATCTCCCGATTCAAAGAGGAAATCGGCGCCGGTATCAAAACGGGGATGATCCGAACAATGGCCGGCACCGGATCCGTGGTGACGGCCGCCGGCCTCGTCTTCGCTGCGACCATGTCGTCATTCGTCTTCAGCGATTTGCGTGTTCTCGGCCAGATCGGGTCCACCATCGGCCTCGGCCTACTGTTCGACACCCTCATCGTGCGCGCGTTCATGACCCCGTCGATCGCGGTCCTGCTCGGACGCTGGTTCTGGTGGCCACAACGCGTGCGGCCCCGCCCGGCACCTCAGGTGCTTCGCCCCTAG
- a CDS encoding YifB family Mg chelatase-like AAA ATPase gives MALGRAFSIAVSGLRGELVEIEADITSGLPGVHLVGLADTAVQESRDRVRSAVTNSGNQWPMSRLTLALSPATLPKMGSTYDIALASAVLSATSKKPWPQLDKTILLGELALDGRVRPVRGVLPAVLAARRDGWPTVVVPKANLAEASLVQGIEVHGTESLRQLQGWLDGSVRLAGRVAAGTPADDSAADLADVVGQTQARYAVEVAAAGGHNLMLTGPPGIGKTMLAQRLPGLLPPLSRSESLEVTAIHSVAGLLAEETPLITRPPFVAPHHTSSVAALVGGGAGMARPGAVSRAHRGVLFLDECAEIGVSAMEALRTPLEEGEIRLARRDGVARYPARFQLILAANPCPCAPADPQDCICPGAVKRRYLGKLSGPLLDRVDLRVQMQPARAGALGAETGEPSAAVRARVAAARAAAAERWRVVGVRTNAEVPGPVLRRAFRPSRIAMAPLRTALDRGLLSIRGVDRSLRIAWTLCDLAGRTSPTPEDIVVALSFRQPGAAR, from the coding sequence ATGGCTCTGGGACGGGCGTTCTCGATCGCGGTCAGCGGATTGCGCGGTGAACTCGTCGAGATCGAAGCCGACATCACCTCGGGCCTGCCCGGTGTGCATCTGGTCGGTTTGGCGGACACCGCCGTACAGGAGTCCCGGGACCGGGTCCGGTCGGCGGTGACCAACAGCGGCAACCAGTGGCCGATGTCGAGGCTGACGCTGGCGCTGTCCCCGGCGACGCTGCCGAAGATGGGCAGCACCTACGACATCGCGCTGGCCAGCGCGGTGTTGTCGGCGACGAGCAAGAAGCCGTGGCCGCAGCTGGACAAGACCATCCTGCTCGGTGAGTTGGCGCTCGATGGCCGGGTCCGGCCGGTGCGGGGCGTGCTGCCGGCGGTATTGGCGGCCCGCCGCGACGGCTGGCCGACGGTGGTGGTGCCCAAGGCGAATCTCGCGGAGGCCAGTCTGGTCCAAGGTATCGAGGTGCACGGCACCGAGTCGCTGCGCCAATTGCAGGGCTGGCTCGACGGCAGTGTGCGCCTGGCCGGCCGGGTCGCGGCGGGTACCCCGGCCGACGACTCCGCCGCGGATCTGGCCGATGTGGTGGGGCAGACGCAGGCCCGGTATGCGGTCGAGGTGGCCGCGGCCGGCGGGCACAACCTCATGCTCACCGGTCCGCCCGGGATCGGCAAAACCATGCTGGCACAGCGACTTCCGGGACTGCTACCGCCGCTGTCGCGCAGTGAATCATTGGAGGTGACCGCCATTCACTCGGTGGCGGGGTTGCTCGCCGAGGAGACCCCGCTGATCACCCGCCCGCCGTTCGTGGCCCCGCACCACACCTCGAGCGTGGCCGCGCTGGTGGGCGGCGGCGCCGGGATGGCGCGTCCCGGCGCGGTCAGCCGCGCCCACCGCGGGGTGTTGTTCCTCGACGAATGCGCCGAGATCGGGGTCAGTGCCATGGAGGCCCTGCGAACCCCCTTGGAAGAAGGCGAGATCCGGCTCGCGCGCCGCGACGGGGTGGCACGGTATCCGGCCCGGTTTCAGTTGATCCTCGCCGCCAACCCCTGCCCGTGTGCACCCGCCGATCCGCAGGACTGCATCTGTCCCGGCGCGGTGAAACGGCGCTATCTGGGCAAGCTGTCGGGTCCGCTGTTGGATCGGGTCGACCTGCGGGTGCAGATGCAGCCGGCGCGGGCCGGGGCACTCGGTGCGGAAACCGGCGAGCCATCGGCGGCGGTGCGGGCCCGGGTGGCGGCAGCGCGTGCGGCGGCCGCCGAGCGGTGGCGCGTGGTCGGGGTGCGGACCAACGCCGAGGTACCGGGACCGGTGCTGCGCCGCGCCTTTCGGCCGAGCCGGATCGCCATGGCACCGCTGCGCACCGCGCTGGACCGCGGATTGCTCAGCATCCGCGGCGTGGACCGCTCGTTGCGGATCGCGTGGACGTTGTGCGACCTCGCGGGCCGGACGTCGCCGACTCCCGAGGACATCGTGGTGGCACTGAGCTTCCGGCAGCCGGGCGCGGCCCGATGA
- a CDS encoding YraN family protein, translated as MTTWTRAQLGALGEQLAVDHLVGLGLTIVARNWRCRYGELDVIATDNDSGTVIFVEVKTRTGDGFGGLAEAVPPEKVRRLRRLAALWLAAQDGRWANLRIDVVGVRIGRRREPEISHLQGVV; from the coding sequence ATGACGACGTGGACACGGGCGCAGCTGGGAGCCCTCGGGGAACAACTGGCCGTTGATCATCTGGTCGGCCTCGGACTGACGATCGTGGCGCGCAACTGGCGCTGCCGCTACGGTGAGCTCGATGTGATCGCCACCGACAACGACTCGGGCACAGTCATTTTCGTCGAGGTCAAGACGCGCACCGGGGACGGTTTCGGGGGACTGGCCGAGGCCGTCCCGCCGGAGAAGGTGCGGCGGTTACGCAGGCTGGCCGCACTGTGGCTGGCCGCCCAGGATGGCCGCTGGGCGAATCTGCGCATCGACGTCGTCGGGGTCCGGATCGGGCGGCGGCGCGAACCCGAGATCAGCCACCTGCAGGGGGTGGTGTGA
- a CDS encoding ribonuclease HII — protein MTAVWPPRTVIRKSSGLRTLESALYRNGLGPVAGVDEVGRGACAGPLVVAACVLGPNRRESLALLDDSKRLTEKQREQLFPLICRYALAFHVVFIDSTEVDRRGVHVANIEGMRRAVAGLAVRPGYVLSDGFRVPGLPVPSLPVIGGDGAAACIAAASVLAKVSRDRLMVEMDGKFPGYGFAEHKGYSTPAHGAALAALGPCAEHRYSFINVRRLAAPCEPEQRRENG, from the coding sequence GTGACCGCCGTCTGGCCGCCGCGGACCGTGATCCGCAAATCGTCGGGGCTGCGCACGCTGGAGTCCGCGCTGTATCGCAACGGGCTGGGTCCGGTCGCCGGCGTCGACGAGGTCGGCCGCGGTGCGTGCGCGGGACCGCTGGTGGTCGCGGCCTGCGTGCTGGGACCGAATCGCCGCGAAAGCCTCGCGCTGCTCGACGATTCGAAGCGGCTCACCGAGAAGCAGCGCGAGCAACTCTTCCCCCTTATCTGCCGGTACGCGTTGGCCTTTCACGTCGTTTTCATCGACTCGACGGAGGTGGACCGGCGCGGGGTGCATGTCGCCAACATCGAGGGGATGCGGCGGGCCGTGGCGGGCTTGGCGGTGCGGCCGGGCTATGTGCTCTCCGACGGGTTCCGGGTGCCAGGCCTGCCGGTGCCGTCGCTGCCGGTGATCGGCGGGGACGGCGCGGCGGCGTGCATCGCGGCGGCTAGCGTGTTGGCCAAGGTCAGCCGGGACCGGCTGATGGTCGAGATGGATGGGAAGTTTCCCGGCTACGGATTCGCCGAGCACAAGGGCTACAGCACGCCCGCGCACGGCGCGGCGCTGGCCGCGTTGGGTCCGTGCGCCGAGCACCGGTATTCCTTCATCAACGTGCGCCGCCTGGCCGCGCCGTGCGAGCCTGAACAACGACGTGAGAACGGGTAG
- the rimM gene encoding ribosome maturation factor RimM (Essential for efficient processing of 16S rRNA) encodes MELVVGRVARAHGITGEVVVDVRTDDPEERFAPGNMLQAKASRGAGARSYTIESARTHGNRLLIRLAGVADRNAADALRGTLFVVDSEDLPPIEEPDEYYDHQLERLTVRTVDGVEVGTVVEVLHTAGGELLSVKTPAGAEILVPFVAAIVTTVSLADGIVEIDPPDGLLDLE; translated from the coding sequence GTGGAGCTAGTGGTCGGTCGGGTCGCCAGGGCGCACGGCATCACCGGCGAGGTTGTCGTCGATGTCCGCACCGACGACCCCGAGGAGCGCTTTGCTCCCGGAAACATGCTGCAGGCCAAGGCATCCCGCGGTGCGGGTGCCCGCAGCTACACCATCGAATCGGCGCGCACGCACGGCAATCGGCTGTTGATACGGCTCGCCGGTGTCGCCGATCGCAACGCCGCCGACGCGCTGCGCGGCACGCTGTTCGTGGTGGATTCCGAGGACCTCCCGCCGATCGAGGAACCCGACGAGTACTACGACCATCAGCTCGAGAGGCTGACGGTGCGGACGGTCGACGGCGTCGAGGTCGGCACCGTCGTCGAGGTGTTGCACACCGCCGGGGGCGAGTTGCTGAGCGTGAAAACTCCGGCCGGGGCCGAGATTCTGGTGCCGTTCGTCGCCGCGATCGTGACGACGGTGTCCCTGGCCGACGGGATCGTGGAGATCGACCCGCCGGACGGCCTGCTGGATCTCGAGTAG
- the rplS gene encoding 50S ribosomal protein L19: MNTLDFVDQASLRDDIPAFGAGDTVNVHVKVIEGTKERIQLFKGVVIRRQGGGVRETFTVRKESYGVGVERTFPVHSPNVAQIEVVTRGDVRRAKLYYLRELRGKKAKIKEKR, encoded by the coding sequence ATGAACACGCTGGACTTCGTCGACCAGGCGTCGCTGCGCGACGACATCCCGGCCTTCGGCGCCGGCGACACCGTGAATGTGCACGTGAAGGTGATCGAGGGCACCAAGGAACGTATCCAGCTCTTCAAGGGCGTCGTGATCCGTCGTCAGGGCGGTGGCGTCCGGGAGACCTTCACGGTCCGCAAGGAGAGCTACGGCGTCGGCGTCGAGCGCACCTTCCCGGTGCATTCGCCCAACGTCGCGCAGATCGAGGTCGTCACCCGTGGCGACGTGCGTCGCGCCAAGCTGTACTACCTGCGCGAACTGCGCGGCAAGAAGGCCAAGATCAAGGAGAAGCGCTGA
- the lepB gene encoding signal peptidase I translates to MTDTEDSAQAARQAPPTPEDDSAESTKKHSALREGAILIVIALVLYYVMLTFVARPYLIPSESMEPTLHGCPGCVGDRIMVEKLTYRFSEPQPGDLIVFKGPPSWNVGYKSIRSDNTAIRWVQDALSVIGFVPPDQNDLVKRVIAVGGQTVQCRADTGLTVDDKPLNEPYLDPETMNADPAVYPCLGNEFGPVAVPPDRLWVMGDNRTHSADSRAHCTSTPEDAPKGLICTGDPMNGTIPVDNVIGKAQFIAWPPSRWGGVNTLNPQQGG, encoded by the coding sequence GTGACCGACACCGAGGACTCGGCCCAAGCTGCACGGCAGGCCCCGCCCACTCCGGAGGACGACAGCGCGGAGAGCACCAAGAAGCATTCCGCTCTTCGCGAGGGCGCGATCCTGATCGTGATCGCGCTGGTCCTCTACTACGTGATGTTGACGTTCGTCGCGCGGCCCTATCTGATTCCCTCGGAGTCGATGGAGCCCACGTTGCACGGGTGCCCCGGCTGCGTCGGCGACCGGATCATGGTCGAGAAGCTGACCTACCGGTTCAGCGAGCCGCAACCCGGCGACCTCATCGTGTTCAAGGGGCCGCCGTCGTGGAATGTCGGCTACAAGTCCATCCGCTCGGACAACACCGCAATTCGCTGGGTGCAGGACGCGCTGTCGGTCATCGGATTCGTCCCGCCCGATCAGAACGACCTCGTCAAGCGGGTGATCGCGGTCGGCGGCCAAACCGTGCAGTGCCGGGCCGATACCGGTCTGACGGTCGACGACAAGCCGCTCAACGAGCCCTATCTCGATCCCGAGACCATGAATGCCGACCCCGCGGTGTATCCGTGCCTCGGCAACGAGTTCGGTCCGGTGGCGGTGCCGCCCGACCGGTTGTGGGTGATGGGCGACAACCGCACCCACTCGGCCGACTCCCGCGCCCACTGCACCAGCACGCCCGAGGACGCCCCGAAGGGCCTGATCTGCACGGGCGACCCGATGAACGGCACCATCCCGGTGGACAACGTCATCGGCAAGGCACAATTCATCGCCTGGCCACCATCGCGGTGGGGTGGTGTGAACACGCTCAACCCGCAGCAAGGCGGTTAG
- a CDS encoding DUF6188 family protein has product MLTQWIEQCTVQRMSLRGGLVLNLDDYNELVISRPLRLTLPPVAGYPEEEVLIDPAHVPDQQRPLLDLAGAVCTHARCDDEGCLHLSFSRGHRIDVAPDDHATAWELYGKYHGYMVCLPHGRVRVVRHDVDDDDSSAAV; this is encoded by the coding sequence ATGCTCACGCAATGGATCGAGCAGTGCACCGTCCAGCGGATGTCACTGCGCGGCGGTCTGGTCCTGAACCTCGACGACTACAACGAACTGGTGATCTCCCGACCATTGCGGCTGACGCTGCCGCCGGTGGCCGGCTATCCCGAAGAAGAAGTGCTCATCGACCCGGCCCACGTGCCGGACCAACAACGCCCGCTGCTCGATCTCGCCGGCGCCGTGTGCACGCATGCCCGCTGCGACGACGAGGGCTGCCTGCACCTGAGCTTTTCCCGGGGGCACCGCATCGACGTGGCACCGGACGACCACGCCACCGCGTGGGAGCTCTACGGCAAGTACCACGGCTACATGGTGTGCCTGCCACACGGCCGGGTACGGGTGGTCCGCCACGACGTCGACGACGACGATAGTTCTGCGGCGGTCTGA
- a CDS encoding DUF2469 domain-containing protein, protein MSAEDLEKYETEMELSLYREYKDIVGQFSYVVETERRFYLANSVELIPRNADGEVYFELRLADAWVWDMYRPARFVKQVRVITFKDVNIEEVEKPELRLPE, encoded by the coding sequence ATGAGTGCTGAGGATCTCGAGAAGTACGAAACCGAGATGGAGCTCTCGCTGTACCGCGAGTACAAGGACATCGTCGGACAGTTCAGCTACGTCGTGGAGACCGAGCGCCGGTTCTACCTGGCCAACAGCGTCGAATTGATCCCGCGCAACGCCGACGGCGAGGTGTACTTCGAGCTGCGCCTGGCCGACGCCTGGGTCTGGGACATGTACCGACCGGCGCGGTTCGTCAAGCAGGTCCGGGTGATCACCTTCAAGGACGTCAACATCGAAGAAGTCGAGAAGCCGGAGCTGCGGCTGCCCGAGTAG
- the rpsP gene encoding 30S ribosomal protein S16 → MAVKIKLTRLGKIRNPQYRIAVADARTRRDGRSIEVIGRYHPKEDPSLIEIDSERAQYWLSVGAQPTEPVLALLKITGDWQKYKGLPGAEGTLKHKEPKPSKLDLFNAALAEADGAPAGEATTPKKKKAPAKKADEKVEAKAEESTEAKADEKAEESTEAKAAEAPAE, encoded by the coding sequence ATGGCTGTCAAGATCAAGCTCACCCGCCTCGGCAAGATCCGCAATCCCCAGTACCGCATCGCGGTCGCCGATGCGCGTACCCGCCGCGACGGACGCTCCATCGAGGTCATCGGCCGGTACCACCCGAAGGAAGACCCGAGCCTCATCGAGATCGACTCCGAGCGCGCGCAGTACTGGCTGAGCGTCGGCGCCCAGCCCACCGAACCCGTGCTGGCGCTGCTGAAGATCACCGGCGACTGGCAGAAGTACAAGGGCCTGCCGGGCGCCGAGGGCACCCTCAAGCACAAGGAGCCCAAGCCCAGCAAGCTGGACCTGTTCAACGCCGCGCTGGCCGAGGCTGACGGTGCGCCCGCCGGCGAGGCGACCACGCCCAAGAAGAAGAAGGCGCCCGCCAAGAAGGCCGACGAGAAGGTCGAAGCCAAGGCCGAGGAGAGCACCGAGGCCAAGGCTGACGAGAAGGCCGAGGAGAGCACCGAGGCCAAGGCCGCCGAGGCACCCGCAGAATGA
- the dprA gene encoding DNA-processing protein DprA, with protein sequence MNAEDRHAWAYLSRVVEPPCPQLGELVAQRGPVEAAALVRRGEVPAGLREATEARRDLDCVAADLEVLARRGGRLITRADEEWPHLAFAAFGAGQLRGKSRAGAPLVLWALGPARLDEVALRSAAIVGTRAATAYGEHIAADWAGGLVDRDVAVVSGGAYGIDGAAHRGTLANEGTTAAVLAGGIDVLYPAGHSALLHRIATAGLLLSEYPPGVRPARHRFLTRNRLVAAISGATVVVEAGLRSGAANTAAWATAMGRVVCAVPGPVTSGASAGCHQLLRRGAELVTRPQEIVEIVGRMGELAEDPEHPVSPLDGLSDVERTVFEALPGRGGASVDEIAVAAAVPAQQVLGPLAMLEIVGLVEQRDGRWRIARGSGL encoded by the coding sequence ATGAACGCCGAGGACCGACACGCGTGGGCCTACCTGTCGAGGGTGGTGGAGCCGCCGTGTCCGCAGTTGGGTGAGCTGGTCGCACAACGCGGGCCGGTAGAAGCGGCGGCACTGGTGCGCCGCGGCGAGGTGCCGGCCGGATTGCGCGAGGCGACCGAGGCCAGACGCGACCTCGACTGTGTTGCCGCCGATCTCGAGGTGCTGGCCCGCCGCGGTGGGCGGCTGATCACCCGCGCGGACGAGGAGTGGCCGCACCTGGCGTTCGCGGCGTTCGGGGCGGGGCAACTGCGCGGCAAGTCCCGCGCGGGGGCGCCCCTGGTGTTGTGGGCACTGGGACCGGCCCGACTCGACGAGGTCGCGCTGCGCTCGGCGGCGATCGTCGGCACCAGGGCCGCGACGGCCTACGGGGAGCACATCGCCGCGGACTGGGCGGGCGGCTTGGTGGACCGCGACGTCGCGGTGGTATCCGGCGGGGCGTACGGGATCGACGGGGCGGCGCACCGCGGCACGCTGGCCAACGAGGGAACCACCGCGGCGGTGCTGGCCGGCGGCATCGATGTGCTGTATCCGGCGGGGCACTCCGCGCTGCTGCACCGGATCGCCACCGCCGGGCTGCTGCTCTCGGAGTACCCACCGGGTGTTCGACCGGCGCGGCACCGGTTCCTGACCCGGAATCGGCTGGTGGCGGCGATCTCCGGGGCCACCGTGGTGGTCGAGGCCGGGCTGCGCAGCGGCGCGGCCAACACCGCGGCGTGGGCCACCGCGATGGGGCGGGTGGTCTGTGCGGTGCCGGGCCCGGTGACCTCCGGCGCCTCGGCGGGCTGCCACCAGCTGCTGCGCCGGGGTGCGGAGTTGGTGACGCGCCCGCAGGAGATTGTCGAGATCGTCGGGCGGATGGGCGAACTCGCCGAGGATCCGGAGCATCCGGTGTCCCCGTTGGACGGGCTGTCCGACGTCGAACGGACGGTGTTCGAAGCGTTGCCGGGTCGCGGCGGTGCGAGCGTCGACGAGATCGCGGTGGCCGCGGCGGTGCCCGCCCAGCAGGTGCTGGGCCCGCTCGCCATGCTCGAGATCGTCGGCCTGGTCGAACAACGCGACGGCCGGTGGCGGATCGCGCGGGGCAGCGGGCTGTGA
- a CDS encoding RNA-binding protein — MSTVVVDAVEHLVRGIVDNPDDVRVDMVTSRRGRTVEVHVHPDDLGKVIGRGGRTATALRTLVAGIGGRGIRVDVVDTDQ; from the coding sequence ATGAGCACGGTCGTCGTCGACGCCGTAGAGCACCTGGTGCGCGGAATCGTCGACAACCCCGATGACGTTCGCGTCGACATGGTCACCTCCCGTCGTGGTCGCACCGTCGAGGTGCATGTACACCCCGACGACCTGGGCAAGGTGATCGGACGCGGTGGACGTACCGCAACCGCGCTGCGCACCCTGGTCGCCGGCATCGGCGGCCGCGGTATCCGGGTCGACGTGGTGGACACCGACCAGTAA
- the trmD gene encoding tRNA (guanosine(37)-N1)-methyltransferase TrmD, with product MRVDVITIFPDYLAPLRQALPGKAIEAGIVELGVHDLRRWTHDVHRSVDDAPYGGGPGMVMRAPVWGAALDEICSEQTLLVVPTPAGRLFDQATATRWSGEQHLVFACGRYEGIDQRVADDAARRMRVEEVSIGDYVLAGGEAAALVMIEAVVRLLPDVLGNPASHQEDSHSNGLLEGPSYTRPASWRGLDVPEVLLSGDHAKLAAWRHEQAVQRTRERRPDLLD from the coding sequence ATGCGCGTCGACGTCATCACCATCTTTCCGGACTATCTCGCGCCGCTGCGGCAGGCGTTGCCGGGCAAGGCGATCGAGGCGGGCATCGTCGAACTCGGGGTGCACGATCTGCGGCGGTGGACCCACGATGTGCATCGATCGGTCGACGACGCCCCGTACGGCGGCGGCCCCGGCATGGTGATGCGGGCACCGGTGTGGGGCGCCGCACTCGACGAAATCTGTTCGGAGCAAACCCTCTTGGTGGTTCCGACGCCCGCGGGCAGGTTGTTCGATCAGGCCACCGCGACCCGGTGGAGCGGCGAGCAGCATCTGGTTTTCGCCTGCGGTCGATACGAAGGCATCGATCAGCGGGTGGCCGACGACGCCGCCCGGCGGATGCGGGTCGAGGAGGTCTCCATCGGCGACTACGTGCTGGCCGGGGGCGAGGCCGCGGCCCTGGTGATGATCGAGGCCGTGGTCCGGTTGCTGCCCGACGTGCTGGGCAATCCCGCCTCGCACCAGGAGGATTCGCACTCCAACGGGCTGCTGGAAGGGCCGAGCTACACGCGGCCGGCGAGTTGGCGCGGGCTGGACGTGCCCGAGGTGCTGCTCTCCGGTGACCACGCGAAACTGGCGGCGTGGCGCCATGAACAGGCGGTGCAGCGCACCCGGGAGCGCCGTCCGGACCTGCTGGACTAG